In Bacteroidales bacterium, a single genomic region encodes these proteins:
- a CDS encoding SusD/RagB family nutrient-binding outer membrane lipoprotein — translation MKKIFISIFLLAGLFSSCDKWIDPEMNVDPNNPKDVALAQLIAPVEANLAYIVGGELARWDCVWMQQIAGLQSQAANNDIYIISESDVTNAWSWNLYSPGMIDTKIIMDKAIATNSPHYAGVGKILMAYQLGVVTDNWGDVPYSEALKGAANNFKPKFDSQQEIYNTIFTLLDEAITDLGAAASVFSPDVEDLIYNGDLEKWTKTAYALKARYSIHLAKRNGSSAYTNALAAVANSYTSNDDDFKFVFGSAYNNSNPIYQSEQERGGYYSASATYVNMLLANNDPRLSVYFDGTVGSMPGEPDANASTFGAAYASAESPVYLMSYAELKFIEAEARFKLNPADPLAVTACNEGIKASLEREGVYGDGTWFNANKVTAGNISLEKIMNQKYLSAFMQIETWTDWRRTGYPVLALATGAVTNEIPRRLPYSDDERLYNSVNYPTGVTITTRVWWDAN, via the coding sequence ATGAAAAAGATTTTTATTTCTATATTTTTATTAGCAGGGCTGTTTAGTTCATGCGATAAATGGATTGATCCGGAAATGAATGTGGATCCCAATAATCCCAAAGATGTTGCCCTGGCGCAACTGATTGCCCCTGTCGAAGCCAACCTTGCATATATCGTTGGAGGGGAGCTGGCCAGATGGGACTGTGTATGGATGCAGCAGATTGCCGGATTACAGAGTCAGGCAGCCAATAATGACATCTATATAATCAGTGAGTCTGATGTTACCAATGCCTGGAGCTGGAACCTGTATTCTCCGGGAATGATTGACACCAAGATTATTATGGATAAGGCAATTGCTACCAATTCACCTCATTATGCAGGTGTTGGTAAAATACTCATGGCTTATCAACTCGGTGTGGTAACTGATAACTGGGGTGATGTCCCCTATTCAGAGGCTTTAAAAGGAGCAGCTAATAATTTTAAACCTAAGTTTGATTCCCAGCAGGAAATATATAATACAATCTTTACGCTGCTGGATGAAGCTATAACAGACCTTGGTGCGGCTGCAAGTGTTTTCAGTCCTGATGTTGAGGATCTCATTTATAACGGAGATCTTGAAAAATGGACCAAGACAGCTTACGCTTTGAAAGCCAGATATAGCATTCACCTTGCTAAGAGGAATGGATCATCTGCATATACAAATGCTCTGGCTGCTGTTGCGAATTCATATACAAGCAATGATGATGATTTTAAGTTTGTTTTCGGGTCGGCATATAACAACTCTAATCCAATATATCAGTCTGAACAGGAGCGTGGCGGATACTATTCAGCAAGTGCAACATATGTAAATATGCTTTTAGCAAACAACGATCCCCGTTTATCGGTATATTTTGATGGAACAGTGGGCTCCATGCCGGGAGAACCTGATGCAAATGCTTCAACATTCGGAGCTGCATACGCCTCTGCAGAGTCACCGGTTTATTTAATGTCATATGCTGAGTTGAAATTCATTGAGGCAGAGGCAAGATTCAAACTTAATCCGGCCGATCCATTAGCAGTTACAGCGTGCAATGAAGGGATAAAAGCTTCACTTGAAAGGGAAGGAGTTTATGGCGACGGTACCTGGTTCAATGCCAATAAAGTGACTGCCGGCAATATCTCACTCGAGAAGATAATGAATCAAAAATACCTGAGTGCCTTCATGCAGATCGAAACATGGACCGACTGGCGCCGTACCGGATATCCTGTACTTGCTTTAGCAACAGGAGCAGTAACCAATGAGATCCCCCGCAGATTGCCTTATTCAGACGATGAGAGATTGTATAACTCTGTAAATTATCCTACCGGAGTGACTATTACAACACGGGTCTGGTGGGACGCTAACTAA
- a CDS encoding TonB-dependent receptor: MRKIFIFLALWLLTGSLVIAQTVQLSGTVTGADDGQPIAGVSVTVKGTTLGAITGVDGKYSIQATADAKTLSFSFIGYKSQEVAIDGKTKIDIILEQDLVMINEVVVVGYGTQIKSKVTGSISKVDGDILKNVPVVTVEQALQGKTAGVFIESVNGKSTGTTNMRIRGSSSITATNQPLFVVDGIPLTTEALNFSGAVINPLTSINFNDVESIDILKDAASSAIYGSRGANGVVLITTKKGISGNTKLNFTIQSGFNEASRRRDFMNAEEYISYFRESAVNGDLTDDAYYGDPVGTNNYWRNHVETRLKRYSGWAANLDGTGKYLGSKVDTDWQDLAFQKGKIFSADMSAQGGNDKLKYFTSLSYNNSEGILVSNGIEKVSARLNVDNKVNKYLDMGFALSLNRTNIDQVSADNAFSTPMQLVALSPITPPRDLDGLLYNTPTTTYYNGLLDVEYATRDIIEYRTVANGYLTVNLMDGLKWRNEFGFDLYNIKENGRYGTRTESGTGRNGYGFFNYGQNQNVTTKSYLDLLKSFGDFGLSAVLGTEFQYTTVDNARAEGEQFPLDDLKTLASAGLITSGTSTLTKYSFLSYFSRVNFDYKAKYLFTVSGRIDGSSRFGKNNRYGVFPAASVGWVLTKEDFLSSSSLISFLKLRTSYGLTGNAGIGNFGHLGLYGVGSYNSLSGLYPTQIPNPDLGWESTHQLDFGIDYGFFKNRISGEIDYYVKETEDLLLNVPVPATSGYNTQIQNIGSVSNKGFEFVLNTNNLTGKFTWNTSLNFSYNKNEVTDLGGQKSIDNGSARYMNIVKVGQPIGVFYGAEYAGVDPANGDALWYVNTQDAEGNVTDHTTTTNDFTDANFIVLGTPTPNLLGAVTNTLGFKGVELAFTFQGVTGNKIHLIGDQWMAANGVWYDNQLKSQLASWKKPGDITNVPQARLGWDNGDQSRNSRYLSDGAYMKLRSLSLSYEMPENIVSKTGLDRIRIFIQGQNLLTFTKYEGWDPEVSTDFLNDNITSGCDFYSAPQPRSIVFGINIGL; this comes from the coding sequence ATGAGAAAAATTTTTATTTTTTTGGCACTGTGGCTGTTAACAGGTTCTCTTGTTATAGCGCAGACAGTGCAACTTTCAGGTACAGTTACCGGTGCCGATGATGGTCAACCAATAGCCGGTGTTTCTGTTACGGTAAAAGGGACTACCCTGGGTGCAATTACAGGAGTTGATGGGAAATACTCCATTCAGGCAACTGCAGATGCAAAAACCCTTTCATTCAGTTTTATCGGTTATAAGAGCCAGGAGGTTGCAATCGATGGCAAAACAAAAATTGATATCATCCTTGAGCAGGATCTGGTTATGATCAATGAAGTTGTCGTTGTTGGTTACGGAACCCAGATTAAATCGAAAGTTACCGGAAGTATTTCAAAAGTAGATGGTGATATTCTTAAAAACGTTCCGGTAGTTACAGTTGAGCAGGCACTGCAGGGAAAGACAGCCGGGGTATTCATCGAATCAGTTAATGGCAAGTCGACAGGTACAACAAATATGAGAATCCGCGGATCCTCTTCCATTACAGCTACCAACCAGCCCCTTTTTGTTGTTGACGGGATTCCATTAACAACAGAGGCTCTTAACTTTTCGGGTGCTGTTATAAATCCTCTTACTTCGATAAACTTCAACGATGTTGAGTCAATAGATATTCTCAAAGATGCTGCCTCTTCTGCAATTTATGGCTCTAGAGGTGCCAATGGCGTTGTGCTCATAACAACCAAAAAAGGTATCAGCGGAAATACAAAACTTAATTTCACAATACAGTCAGGTTTTAACGAAGCTTCCAGAAGAAGGGATTTTATGAATGCTGAAGAATATATTTCCTACTTCAGGGAATCAGCAGTTAACGGTGACCTTACAGATGATGCATACTATGGCGATCCGGTTGGAACAAATAACTACTGGAGGAACCATGTTGAGACCCGTCTTAAGAGGTATTCGGGCTGGGCTGCAAATCTCGATGGTACAGGTAAATACCTTGGCTCAAAAGTTGACACCGACTGGCAGGATCTGGCTTTTCAGAAGGGTAAGATCTTTTCTGCCGACATGTCTGCCCAGGGAGGTAATGATAAGCTAAAATACTTTACAAGTCTTTCATATAATAATTCTGAAGGAATACTTGTATCAAATGGTATTGAGAAGGTCTCTGCAAGATTAAACGTTGACAATAAGGTTAATAAATACCTCGATATGGGATTCGCATTAAGTCTGAACCGTACCAATATCGATCAGGTTTCAGCTGATAATGCTTTCTCAACACCAATGCAGCTTGTGGCTTTATCGCCAATAACCCCTCCCCGCGATCTCGATGGTCTCCTGTACAATACTCCGACTACAACCTATTATAACGGGTTACTCGATGTGGAATATGCAACAAGAGATATTATTGAATACAGAACTGTTGCTAACGGATATCTTACAGTAAATCTGATGGATGGCCTGAAGTGGAGAAATGAATTCGGGTTTGATCTGTATAACATTAAGGAAAATGGAAGATATGGAACCCGTACGGAATCAGGAACAGGAAGAAATGGTTATGGATTTTTCAATTACGGACAAAACCAGAACGTAACTACCAAATCGTACCTCGATCTGCTTAAATCGTTTGGTGATTTTGGTTTGAGTGCTGTTCTTGGTACCGAGTTCCAGTATACAACAGTTGATAATGCCCGCGCAGAGGGCGAGCAGTTCCCGCTTGATGACCTGAAAACACTGGCAAGTGCGGGTTTAATTACTTCAGGTACCTCAACACTTACAAAATACAGTTTCCTCTCATACTTCTCAAGGGTTAACTTTGACTATAAGGCTAAATATCTCTTTACAGTGTCCGGTCGTATCGACGGTTCCTCAAGGTTTGGAAAGAACAACAGGTATGGAGTTTTCCCTGCCGCATCAGTAGGCTGGGTTCTGACCAAGGAGGACTTTCTCTCAAGCAGTAGTTTAATTAGTTTCCTTAAACTCAGAACAAGCTATGGTCTTACAGGTAATGCCGGAATCGGAAACTTCGGACACCTCGGACTCTATGGAGTAGGAAGCTACAACAGCCTTTCAGGGCTCTATCCGACTCAGATTCCAAACCCTGATCTGGGATGGGAATCAACACATCAGCTCGATTTTGGAATTGACTATGGATTTTTCAAAAACCGCATATCAGGAGAGATCGATTATTATGTAAAAGAGACAGAAGACCTTTTGCTTAATGTTCCGGTTCCTGCCACAAGCGGATATAATACCCAGATTCAGAACATAGGATCGGTATCGAATAAAGGATTTGAGTTTGTTTTAAATACAAATAATCTTACCGGTAAATTTACATGGAATACCAGTCTCAACTTCTCTTATAACAAAAATGAAGTTACTGACCTTGGCGGCCAGAAATCGATCGACAACGGGAGTGCACGTTACATGAATATCGTAAAAGTCGGTCAGCCGATTGGTGTCTTCTACGGCGCAGAATATGCAGGAGTTGATCCTGCAAACGGCGATGCCTTATGGTATGTAAATACACAGGATGCTGAAGGTAATGTTACAGATCACACTACAACTACAAATGACTTTACTGATGCAAACTTTATTGTTCTGGGAACACCAACACCAAACCTTCTGGGTGCGGTAACAAATACTCTTGGCTTCAAGGGAGTAGAACTGGCATTTACTTTCCAGGGAGTAACAGGAAACAAGATTCATCTTATTGGTGACCAGTGGATGGCTGCCAACGGAGTCTGGTACGATAACCAGCTCAAATCGCAGCTTGCAAGCTGGAAGAAACCTGGTGATATTACAAATGTTCCGCAGGCCAGACTTGGTTGGGACAATGGAGATCAGAGCCGTAACAGCCGGTATCTTTCTGACGGAGCTTACATGAAACTGCGCAGCCTGTCGCTTAGCTATGAAATGCCTGAAAACATAGTAAGCAAAACCGGTCTCGATAGGATCAGGATATTTATACAGGGACAGAACCTTCTTACTTTCACAAAGTATGAGGGATGGGACCCGGAAGTATCAACCGACTTTCTTAATGACAACATTACATCGGGATGCGACTTTTATTCTGCACCTCAACCCAGATCGATTGTCTTCGGTATAAATATCGGTTTATAA
- a CDS encoding RagB/SusD family nutrient uptake outer membrane protein, producing the protein MNRKFSIIAIVALLGIFTGCDKYLDLEPSQSISENLALTSDANVKSVLLGAYSQFDDPGIYGGNLLRNAELLGGTGEIQWVGTYIDPRQIFNKTMIASNSEAYVHWRDAYEVINSVNNILSALDVVKAADKDRVEGEALFLRSLMYFDLVRFFAQQYQFGVANTQSGVPLVLTPTKGINNSSFVGRNTVDEVYNQVISDLIAAAGKLPSDNDIYASKGAANALLARAYLQKGDYANARDAASTVIASGEYALESSYADVFNNDNNTAEDIFATQITPQDRFSSMTEFFSIPDYGGRDGDIDILDAHLNLYPAGDERKDLFFVGNGAWRSGKWNNQYGVINLIRLAEMYLIRAECNIRLSTAVGATPLSDYNRIHTRAGLSAAASVNLADVLLERRLELSFEGHKIHDVRRLQLNVGSLPYNDAKLLFPIPERELEANPTLKTQQNPGY; encoded by the coding sequence ATGAATAGAAAATTTTCAATAATAGCGATAGTTGCACTTCTTGGAATATTTACAGGATGCGACAAATATCTTGATCTTGAGCCTTCTCAGAGTATAAGTGAGAATCTGGCCCTGACATCAGATGCAAACGTAAAAAGTGTACTTCTCGGAGCATATTCCCAGTTTGACGATCCGGGTATATATGGCGGGAACCTTCTCAGAAATGCCGAGCTTCTTGGAGGTACTGGTGAGATCCAGTGGGTCGGAACATACATTGATCCCAGGCAGATCTTTAACAAAACTATGATCGCTTCAAATTCTGAGGCATATGTTCATTGGAGAGATGCTTATGAAGTAATTAATTCTGTGAACAATATACTCTCTGCCCTTGATGTGGTAAAAGCCGCAGATAAAGACAGGGTTGAAGGAGAGGCTCTTTTCCTTCGCAGTCTTATGTATTTTGACCTCGTAAGATTCTTTGCACAGCAGTATCAGTTTGGTGTTGCAAATACACAGTCAGGTGTTCCGCTTGTTCTTACACCAACCAAAGGCATAAACAACAGCAGTTTCGTTGGCCGTAATACAGTCGATGAGGTATATAATCAGGTAATTAGCGATCTTATTGCTGCTGCAGGCAAACTCCCTTCAGATAATGATATTTATGCGTCCAAAGGTGCTGCAAATGCATTGCTTGCACGTGCTTATCTGCAAAAAGGCGATTATGCAAATGCACGTGATGCTGCAAGTACAGTTATAGCTTCAGGAGAATATGCTCTTGAATCATCATATGCAGATGTCTTTAATAATGATAATAACACAGCTGAAGACATATTTGCAACACAGATCACTCCACAGGACAGGTTCAGTTCCATGACAGAGTTTTTCTCAATCCCTGATTATGGCGGGCGTGATGGTGACATTGATATCCTTGATGCACATCTCAATCTTTATCCTGCCGGTGATGAGAGAAAGGACCTGTTCTTTGTCGGCAATGGTGCCTGGAGGTCAGGTAAGTGGAACAATCAATATGGCGTTATTAACTTAATCCGTCTAGCAGAGATGTATCTGATAAGGGCAGAATGTAACATCAGATTGTCAACTGCAGTTGGAGCCACACCTCTTTCTGATTACAACAGAATTCATACAAGGGCTGGTTTGTCAGCAGCAGCATCTGTAAACCTGGCCGATGTGCTTCTGGAGAGAAGACTTGAACTCTCATTTGAAGGTCATAAGATACATGATGTTAGAAGATTACAATTAAATGTAGGATCATTGCCCTATAACGATGCAAAACTTCTCTTCCCGATTCCGGAAAGGGAACTTGAAGCTAATCCGACTCTGAAAACACAACAGAACCCAGGATATTAG
- a CDS encoding 30S ribosomal protein S16, with the protein MAVKIRLARKGRKKLAFYHIVVADSRSPRDGRYIEKIGSYNPITNPATIELDFDKALGWLQNGALPTDTCRAILSYKGVLMKKHLLDGVKKGAFDEAEALRRFEEWAKQNEAKIEAKKSGLEKSQDDELGKRLKEEKRINEARAAKLAKKTADLAAKAAAGDKALVAEVMGEEEVSAEETVESPSAEETASEPVAEDKPQE; encoded by the coding sequence ATGGCAGTTAAAATCAGATTAGCTAGAAAAGGTCGCAAGAAGCTGGCCTTCTACCACATTGTGGTTGCAGATAGCAGATCGCCACGTGATGGCAGATACATTGAAAAAATCGGATCGTACAATCCGATTACTAATCCGGCAACTATCGAACTCGATTTCGATAAAGCGTTGGGTTGGCTGCAAAATGGCGCATTACCTACAGATACATGTAGAGCTATCCTGTCTTATAAAGGTGTTCTAATGAAAAAACATCTTCTTGATGGTGTTAAGAAAGGTGCATTCGATGAAGCTGAAGCACTCAGAAGGTTTGAAGAGTGGGCTAAGCAGAACGAAGCAAAAATCGAAGCCAAAAAATCAGGTCTTGAGAAATCTCAGGATGATGAACTTGGTAAGAGACTGAAAGAAGAGAAGCGGATTAACGAGGCAAGAGCAGCAAAACTTGCCAAGAAAACTGCTGACCTTGCAGCTAAAGCAGCAGCCGGCGATAAAGCTCTTGTTGCTGAAGTAATGGGTGAAGAAGAGGTATCTGCAGAGGAAACAGTTGAATCACCTTCAGCTGAAGAGACTGCATCAGAGCCTGTTGCAGAAGATAAGCCTCAGGAATAA
- the rimM gene encoding 16S rRNA processing protein RimM, giving the protein MAYNSNILLGRITKISGYEGAVAVKLEKTFTENIPRLESVFLEVDGKPVPFFISEYEYPGADILKLRFEDYETIEKVEEFVNCLVFLTSPPTGNTFADNPDDLTGYRVLSVDNTLIGIVSELISNPGQWLLAIKSESKKEILIPLHDDFIASIDHNRKILVMDIPDGLLDLN; this is encoded by the coding sequence ATGGCTTACAACAGTAACATATTACTGGGACGAATCACAAAAATCAGCGGCTATGAGGGTGCCGTTGCAGTAAAGTTAGAAAAAACATTCACTGAAAATATACCCCGGTTGGAATCGGTTTTTCTCGAAGTAGACGGAAAACCGGTTCCTTTTTTTATATCTGAATATGAGTACCCGGGAGCAGATATTCTTAAACTCAGATTCGAAGATTATGAGACTATTGAAAAAGTTGAAGAATTTGTAAACTGTCTCGTTTTCCTTACATCCCCACCAACCGGTAATACTTTTGCTGATAATCCTGATGACCTTACAGGCTACAGGGTATTAAGTGTAGACAATACACTTATAGGCATTGTTTCTGAGCTTATCAGTAATCCGGGACAATGGCTCCTGGCAATTAAATCCGAATCAAAAAAGGAGATACTTATACCTCTTCATGATGACTTTATTGCAAGTATAGATCATAACAGAAAAATACTTGTAATGGATATCCCCGATGGCCTTCTCGATTTAAACTGA
- a CDS encoding DUF2807 domain-containing protein: MKRNILFISFVLVLALVSDFAIGQSSVKENRNVSGFTKVGFGISGDMYINIGNEFKVTLEGDKNDLEDIITEVSGGRLVVKMDNWNMRFREKVTVNITMPELEGLGVSGSGKAEIKDAVKTDNLSLSVSGSGKLYATEVAVSDLNCSISGSGNIMVGGGSASNADISISGSGNYSGESAKLESVDISISGSGNCLVNVTGSLKAGVSGSGDVTYIGNPKVDARVSGSGKVRSR, from the coding sequence ATGAAAAGGAACATATTATTTATTTCATTCGTTCTTGTACTGGCACTGGTTTCTGATTTTGCTATTGGTCAGTCGTCTGTTAAAGAGAACAGAAACGTATCAGGATTCACCAAGGTAGGTTTTGGTATTTCCGGTGATATGTATATCAATATCGGAAATGAATTTAAGGTTACACTCGAGGGGGATAAAAACGACCTGGAGGATATTATAACAGAGGTATCAGGTGGCAGGCTTGTTGTTAAGATGGACAACTGGAATATGAGATTCAGGGAGAAAGTTACTGTTAATATTACTATGCCTGAGTTGGAAGGACTGGGTGTATCAGGCTCAGGAAAGGCAGAAATTAAAGATGCAGTAAAAACGGATAATCTTAGCCTAAGTGTAAGCGGAAGTGGCAAACTATATGCTACAGAGGTTGCTGTATCTGATCTGAATTGCAGTATATCAGGTTCAGGAAACATTATGGTTGGCGGCGGGTCTGCTTCTAATGCAGATATCTCAATCAGCGGATCTGGAAATTATTCAGGTGAGTCAGCAAAACTTGAATCTGTTGATATTTCAATCTCAGGAAGCGGTAATTGTCTAGTCAATGTTACCGGGTCATTAAAGGCTGGTGTATCAGGAAGCGGAGATGTTACCTACATTGGTAATCCCAAAGTAGATGCAAGGGTTTCAGGTTCGGGCAAGGTAAGATCCAGGTAG
- a CDS encoding threonylcarbamoyl-AMP synthase, which yields MIFEEDIKESLNTLRNGGVILYPTDTVWGLGCDPTNQSAVDKIFSIKSRDEGKSLLLLVNSENMIDRYINEIPEIANQLIEVTDTPLTIVYPGGRNLAHGVCAGDMSVGIRICDDDFCKELINRFRKPIVSTSANFSGKPSPANFSEIDESLIEKVDYVVKYRQDDRQKHTASPVIKIGLNGTIQIIRK from the coding sequence ATGATTTTCGAAGAAGATATAAAGGAATCTCTGAATACACTCAGAAATGGCGGTGTCATTCTGTACCCTACCGACACTGTATGGGGTCTTGGCTGTGATCCCACAAACCAGTCGGCAGTTGATAAGATCTTCAGTATAAAATCAAGGGATGAAGGTAAAAGTCTGCTGCTGCTTGTTAACAGCGAAAATATGATTGACAGATATATTAATGAGATCCCTGAAATAGCTAATCAGCTTATTGAAGTAACTGATACCCCTCTTACAATTGTATATCCCGGCGGAAGAAACCTTGCCCATGGCGTATGTGCCGGCGACATGTCAGTGGGCATAAGGATATGTGATGATGATTTCTGTAAGGAACTGATCAATCGTTTCCGCAAACCAATTGTATCAACATCAGCCAATTTCAGTGGTAAACCATCTCCCGCGAATTTTAGTGAGATAGATGAATCGCTTATTGAAAAAGTCGATTATGTTGTGAAATACCGTCAGGATGACCGGCAGAAGCATACTGCTTCCCCGGTCATAAAAATCGGATTAAACGGTACTATTCAAATTATCAGGAAATAG
- a CDS encoding glycosyltransferase family 2 protein gives MPKISAVIITYNEEQFIDKCLASLEGIADEIVVVDSFSTDRTEEICKKYNVRFIKHPFEGFRDQKNYAIKQATHKKILSLDADEALSDKLRESILSIKDNWDYDAYRVNRRNNYCGTWIRFSEWYPDRQLRLFHVDHGKWGVLNLHEKFMMSNGATIGKLQGDLLHWPFISYQDHTSKMEKYSEIGAKEFYKAGKKAYFFTPYVHLIWGFFRSYIIRGGFMDGRNGYLICSLYAKSTFNKYRRLRELIKSGAPR, from the coding sequence ATGCCTAAGATAAGTGCAGTAATTATTACATATAATGAGGAACAATTCATTGACAAGTGTCTTGCTTCACTTGAGGGTATTGCGGATGAGATTGTTGTGGTTGATTCATTTTCGACTGACCGTACAGAAGAGATTTGTAAGAAATATAATGTAAGGTTTATTAAACATCCTTTTGAAGGTTTTCGCGACCAGAAAAACTATGCCATAAAGCAGGCCACCCATAAGAAAATACTATCACTTGATGCCGATGAAGCTCTGAGCGACAAACTCAGGGAATCTATCCTCTCAATAAAGGATAATTGGGATTATGATGCATATCGTGTAAACAGACGAAATAATTATTGCGGAACCTGGATCAGGTTTTCCGAGTGGTACCCCGACAGGCAGTTAAGGCTGTTCCATGTTGATCATGGCAAATGGGGTGTATTGAATCTCCATGAGAAATTTATGATGTCGAATGGTGCTACTATAGGTAAACTGCAGGGTGATTTGCTCCACTGGCCGTTTATTTCGTATCAGGACCATACCTCCAAAATGGAAAAATACTCTGAAATAGGAGCCAAAGAGTTTTACAAAGCCGGAAAAAAAGCGTACTTCTTTACACCATATGTTCATCTGATCTGGGGATTCTTCAGATCATACATCATCAGAGGCGGATTCATGGATGGCCGTAACGGGTACCTTATCTGTTCACTTTATGCCAAATCTACTTTCAATAAGTACAGAAGGTTAAGAGAACTCATTAAAAGCGGAGCCCCCCGGTAA